From a single Hypanus sabinus isolate sHypSab1 unplaced genomic scaffold, sHypSab1.hap1 scaffold_1500, whole genome shotgun sequence genomic region:
- the LOC132387067 gene encoding zinc finger protein 850-like, with product MAHQQVHTGEKPFTCSVCGKGFTQSSNLRSPQRVHTGERPFTCSECEKRFTQSSNLRSPQRVHTGERPFTCSVCGKRFTHSSALQRHQRAHTGEKPFTCSVCAKGFTRSSNLLVHQRVHTGEKPFTCSECGKGFSELSNLLVHQRVHTGEKPFTCSVCAKGFTQLSNLWRHQRVHTGEKPFTCSECGKGFSELSNLLVHQRVHSGEKPFTCSECGKGFSDLSSLLRHQRVHTGEKPFTCSECGKGFSDLSTLQRHQRVHTGEKPFTCSECGKGFSELSTLQRHQRLHTGEKPFTCSECGKRFTQSSHLQSHLPVHTGERPFTCSDCGKGFTLISRLQRHQRVHTGEKPFNCSVCGKEFTQSSDLRSHQRVHTGEKPFTCSVCGKRFTVSSHLQSHQRIHTGVKPFTCSECGKGFTQSSNLRSHQRVHTGERPFTCSECGKRFTHSSALQRHQRAHTGEKPFICSECGKRFTHSSALQRHQRAHTGEKPFICSECGKGFTQSSYLLRHERAHTGEKPFNCTECGKRFTLSSNLLKHQRVHTGEKPFLCSECGKRFTRSSDLQTHQRVHTGEKPFPCSECGKRFSHSRSLQRHQSVHTGEKPFICLVCGKRFTESSRLLEHQRVHTGEKPFICLVCGKRFNNSSRLLEHQRAHTGERPFTCSECGKRFTHSSTLQRHQRVHTGEEPFTC from the coding sequence ttcagaatgtgagaagagattcactcagtcatccaacctacggagtccccagcgagttcacactggagagaggccgttcacctgctcagtctgtgggaagagattcactcattcatccgccctacagagacatcagcgagctcacactggggagaagccgttcacctgctcagtctgtgcgaagggattcactcggtcatccaacctactggtacatcagcgagttcacactggggagaagccattcacctgctcagaatgtgggaaaggattcagtgagttatccaacctactggtacatcagcgagttcacactggggagaagccattcacctgctcagtctgtgcgaagggattcactcagttatccaacctatggagacatcagcgagttcacactggggagaagccattcacatgctcagaatgtgggaaaggattcagtgagttatccaacctactggtacatcagcgagttcactctggggagaagccattcacctgctcagaatgtgggaaaggattcagtgatttatccagcctactgagacatcagcgagttcacactggggagaagccattcacctgttcagaatgcgggaaaggattcagtgatttatccaccctacagagacaccagcgagttcacactggggagaagccgttcacctgttcagaatgtgggaaaggattcagtgagttatccaccctacagagacatcagcgacttcacactggggagaagccattcacctgttcagaatgcgggaagagattcactcagtcatcccacctacagagtcatctgccagttcacactggggagaggccattcacctgctcagactgtgggaaaggattcactctgatatcccgcctacagagacatcagcgagttcacacgggggagaagccgttcaactgctcagtctgtgggaaggaattcacccAGTCATCCGACCTACGGAGtcaccagcgtgttcacactggggagaagccattcacctgctcagtctgtgggaagagattcactgtgtcatcccacctacagagtcatcagcgaattcacactggggtgaagccgttcacctgttcagaatgtgggaagggattcactcagtcatccaacctacggagtcatcagcgagttcacactggagagaggccgttcacctgctcagaatgtgggaagagattcactcattcatccgccctacagagacaccagcgagctcacactggggagaagccattcatctgctcagaatgtgggaagagattcactcattcatccgctctacagagacaccagcgagctcacactggggagaagccattcatctgctcagaatgtgggaagggattcactcagtcatcctacCTACTGAGACATGAGCGTGCTCACACCGGTGAAAAGCCGTTCAATTGCACAGAATGTGGGAAAcggttcactctgtcatccaaccttctgaaacaccagcgagttcacactggggagaagccgttcctctgctcagaatgtgggaagagattcactcgctcaTCCGACCTGCAgactcatcagcgagttcacactggagagaagccattcccctgctcagaatgtgggaagaggttcagtcactcacgctccctgcagagacaccagtcagttcacactggggagaagccgttcatctgcttagtctgtgggaagagattcactgagtcatccagattactggaacatcagcgagttcacactggggagaagccgttcatctgcttagtctgtgggaagagattcaataACTCATCCAGATTGCTGGAACatcagcgagctcacactggagagaggccattcacctgctcagaatgtgggaagagattcactcactcttccacactacagagacatcagcgagttcacactggagaagagccatttacctgctga